GTGATCAAGGTGCTGGGTCTAGTTAGCCAACGTCTCAATTTGGCGATCGCCCCCGCACTGTGAGGGGAAGGATTATTGCTCATGGATACTTGGCAAAATCAACTCAGTTCACGACTCACTGACCATGGGGTCTAAAGGGACTAGACCACCGCCGGGGACGGTTAGTTTCTGTTTTAGCGAAGAAAGTGGCCTAGGGGGAAATTAGAACAAATTATTCAAGCCAATCAGGACTGACGATTTTGGAGGAGGAACAGCAGGCGTCTTAGACAAGTTTTTGCTCCATTTCTCCGTAATTAGCAGACTAGAACCAACTAAACTGACTCCGATATTTTAGGACACAAGCCCGGGTTAAAGTTGAACATCCACCACAGCAAGCCGGCAAAAAACGTCACAATTGCTCATGGAAATAACGTTGGTACAAAGGACAACTGGCACTACATTGATCACCACTAAGGGTCACCAGACCCATACTTTCCAAACGATAGGCAATGGGGGGGTCTAATTGCACTGGATTTTCACTGTTCACCACCTGCTTCATGCTAGCGGCTAAGTCCGGTGCCCCGGTCAGTAAGCCCCACAGACGACGGAGATGATTGCTATAAATGCCACTCTGGGTGACGGCGTTGGCTAAAATGGTTGGTAGGTCCACATTGGTTTTTTGTACCGCATCCAAGGCCAAACGAATCAGATACGGATGGCCCCCCACCAGTTTACCGAGGGTTAATAAATTTTCCTCTTCAATTTGATTGTCATCAAAACCATAGGCGGCTTTAAGTTGCAGAATTTGTTCTTTGGTAAAACCGGTCAATTTCCATTGGCGACCCACATTAAAAGGGGATTGGTTGGCATCTAGTTTGACGTAAGCTTCGGTGGAATTAGCAATAATTAAACGTAGCTTTTGCCATTGAGCCAGGTTATTACTTTCTTCATGCCAATAGCGCAACATGGGCAGGAAGTCTTGGGCAATAACGGGAAACTCAAACAAGCGGTCTAGGTTATCAATGGCCATTACTAACGCCCGGTCAGTTTGACTAAGTAAATAATCCTGTACGTAGGTTTTACAACTAACTAAACTGCCAAATAATTCTTCATCCCAATAGTCATCTAAATTGGGTTTGATGCCCAATTCTCGACTTAAGTTGGCACAGAACCAACGCAAAAATTTATCTAGGCTACTAAACATGGCGCTTTCCGCCGTTTGTAGGTTGAGATAAATATGGCGATCGCCCGTTGCTTCCACTTCCGCCAGCAAAAATTGTAGAAGGGAAGTTTTACCCATTTTTTCCGGGGCTTTAATGCGCAAGAGGGCTCCCCCCCTGGTCAGTTCCTCCAGACATTGTTGTTCTGTGGGTAGCCGTAGAACATAGATAACGTTATCCCCCAGGGGACTGCCACGACCAACCGTCAGTGCGGGGGTAAGGCCATTAACGCCGACGGCAAACTGCTCACTCTGCCATTGGGGATATTTCACCTCCTTAAACCAGTCCCGCAACAATTGAAATTTACCCGGACCACGACTACTGGCATCTAATTCTGGACAACCCCCTGGTTTATCATTGGCAAAAACTCCATAAATTTGGGTCATTTGCTTTTTGTAGGTTTCATGGCTGGCGGCTTCGGCAATTTCCCACACTTCCAGGTCGGACTTACGCCAATGCTCATAGGCAAAGCGGGCCAAAAACACCTCTTTTAGCTTGCCTCGCAGATTGTAGTCGTGGGTAATGTCCAGTAAAAATTGGTTCCAACCAGTTGGTTTCATCGACAAATATGGTCTCGGTAATTAGAGGCTAAGCTTTAGCTCAACCTGTTTAATGGTAGCGCTGAAAACTGCTATGATACCACTGACTAATTAACAATATTTTAGTACAAAAGAGGAGTTAAGCCCATGGTTAAAAGTGCAAGGCAAGGGGCAGGCGGATTCTGGCGGGACTTTAAGGATTTCATCCTGCGGGGGAACGTAGTAGATCTGGCCGTAGCGGTAGTAATTGGTGGAGCTTTCACCAGTATTGTCAATGCTTTTGTGGCCTGGTTAATGGCAGTTTTGCTACAGCCAGTACTGGATCAAGCCGGTGTCAGTCAATTGCAGGATTTACCCTTGGGTTTGGGGGAATTAGTTATTGCTATAATTAACTTTTTAATCATTGCTTTTGTAATCTTCCTCATCATTAAAGCTATCGAAAAAATGCAACGAAAAAAAGCAGTGGAGGAAGAAATTGTGGCCGAAGCACAACCGGATCCGGTGCTGGAAGCCCAAACTAATTTAACTGATTCCATCAATCGCTTAATTACCACACTGGAAAATCAGCAATCTTCATCCCAATAGATAGTTAAAGATCATTTCAGTGATCACTTAACCAACCGATCGCCTGGCGGATCCACACTTCTGGATCTTCACTCTGGGCCACGTCTGGAACTTGACTGACCATGGCGATCGCCTGCTGGATTTCCGTTTGGGTGTAACCCAATGCTAACAAGGTCATTTCCAGGTCTTCCAGGAGGGCAGTGGTGGGCAGAGTAGAGTCAGTTTCCCCGGTCCCCATTTGTAGTTTGTGCCATTGGGATAATTTAGTTTTTAGTTCTAGGGCTAACCTTTCCGCTCCCTTTTTCCCGACCCCCGGCGTTTGGCACAATTGTTTGACATTGCCCGTTACCACCGCTTGCACTAAGCCTTCCAAGCCCAACGTTTCAATTAGGGCGATCGCCAACTGGGCCCCAATGCCGGTTACTCCCATTAATTGACCAAATAAATCCCTTTCTGCCAGGCGGCCAAAACCAAAAAGAGCGATCTGGTCTTGGCGTACCAAGAGGTGGGTAAAAACCTGTTGGGGTTCCGGGGGGGGCGGAGTCCATTGTTGGGCTAAGGAATGGGGCACCTGCAACTCATAACCCACCCCATTAACGGACAAAATCAAAAACCAACGGTTCTGAATATTTTTTGTGACTGTAACAACCTGGCCCTGAAGAAATTGAATCATAACTATTTTCGTATCTAAATCAACTGGGCCGTAGCTTCAATGCCAATGGCGATCGCCGCACCAAGAAACGTGTTGATACCATTAACCACCTCATTGGTGAGCCAGGGCCATTTATTTTGCAGAGTTGCACCAATTACACTCTCTAGATTGGTGGCAATGAAAGCAGCCAGGGTAGAAAAAATTATTCCCCCAAAGGAAATTAGACCTACGCCGTAACCTAAAACTGCCAGGGCTAAACCCGCCGCAAATCCCGCCAAGGTGCCTTCTACACTTACCGCTCCTTCCGTCCCCCTGGGCACTGGTTGCAGGGTGGTGATTAAAAAGGTGTTTTTGCCGTAGGCTTTACCCACTTCGCTGGCGGTAGTATCCGATAACTTAGTACTAAAACTAGCCACATAGCCCAATGCTAACCAGAGTTGCCATGGTTCCGGCCCAAAGGCGATCGCCAGGGCACAGAGGGCAGCAGTTAAAGCAGAACCCCAAACATTTTCCGGGCCCCGTTGGCCGGATCTTTTTTCGGCAATGCCCGCCGCTTCTTTTTCTTTTTGGCCAATGCGGGTCACAGCGGAACCCACAAAAAAGTAGGCTAAAACCACCAAATAACCCCGCCAACCCAGGGCCGCCCAAATAATCACCCCCAGCACCCAGGCATGGCCGTAGCCCCAGGGGGTTAACAGTTTCTTCGGGGCGATCGCCGCTAGGGCTAGTAAAAAACTGTTGAGAATAACAGCGCTAAGCCAGGGAAACGCCAGACTTTGCCGCCAAATTTCGCTGAGCAGGGAATTGTCCATGGGAAAAATGCCAGAAGCATCGATGGTTGGTGGATCATTTGTTGATCATAGGATCGAGCTATGCCAACGACGATCGCCAGGAAAAGGGATTAAATTTTTCCGGGAGTCGGGCCCTAAGGCAGAATAAAGATTGAACTGTGCCAAAACAGTCTGAAGCAAAAGAGATTATCAGATTTTAGTCAAACACCATGAGTGCATTGAACCATCAAATCATTGTTGTTGGGGGAGGAGCAGCCGGCATCACCGTGGCGGCCCAATTATTAAAGCAGAAACCCAAACTCGATCTGGCGATCGTGGAACCCTGCGATAAACACTATTACCAGCCCGCCTGGACCCTAGTGGGGGGCGGAGCCTTCGCCATGGAAGATACCATCAAACCGGAGCAGGATTGCATTCCCAGCGGTGCCAAATGGATCAAAGCCAGTGTGGCCAGTTTTGACCCGGAAAATAACTGCCTTACCCTCCAGGACGGCCGTAGTCTCAGCTACGAATATCTGGTGGTTTGTCCCGGCATTCAAATCAATTGGCATCTAATTCCGAGGCTCCAGGAATCCCTCGGTAAAAATGGCGTCACCAGCAACTACGATCGCCGTTATGCCCCCTACACCTGGGAACTGTTGCAAAACTTTAAAGGCGGCAATGCCCTGTTCACTTTTCCGGCCACCCCGATTAAATGTGCCGGAGCGCCGCAAAAAATCATGTATTTAGCCGACGAAACCTTCCGCAAAAATGGCGTGCGGGAGAAAACCAACATCACCTATGGCGTGGCAGTGGGAAAAATCTTCGGCATTCCCGGCTACTGTGAATCTTTGGAAAAGGTGGCGGCAAAGAAAAATATTGACGTACGCTATCACCACAATCTCAAAGCCATTAACCCCAACGCGAAAGAAGCCACTTTCACTGTCAATGGGAAAACGGAAGTGACTTTACCCTACGACATCATCCATGTGACCCCCCCCATGTCCGCCCCGGATTTCATTAAAAACAGTCCCCTGGCCGCAGAGGCCGGTGGTTGGGTCGATGTGGACAAATTCACCCTGCAACATAATCGCTACGACAACGTATTTAGCTTGGGAGATGCCTCTTCCCTGCCCACTTCCCGGACAGCAGCGGCGGTGCGGAAACAAGCTCCTGTGGTCGCAACAAACCTTTTGGGTCTGTTAAACAGCAAAAAACCGTCTGCAGAATACGGTGGTTACACCTGTTGTCCCCTGGTTACCGGCTACGGCAAAACCATCATGGCGGAATTTGACTATGGTGGCCAGCCCAAATCCAGTTTTCCCTTTGACCCCACCCAGGAGCGGTGGAGCATGTGGCTAGTGAAACGTTATGTTTTGCCCTGGCTGTACTGGAATCGGATGCTCAAGGGAGAGTCCTTTGAACCGGACAAATGGAAGCCCCTGTTGGGGAAATCCTAGGGTCAGTTGACCGGGCGCTGGGGAGGGTTTTGGCTAAAATTTTCCCTTGTGAAGACATCTAGACAAATTGGCCATCAAATTCTGGCGGCAGGTGCTATGATCAGCCAGTGAGATTAAGGATCGGTAGACGCACTTGTTATGAGTGTTAGTGCATTGTTTATGGTTACGCTTAGCAGGCTTCTCTCCGAAACCCACTCTCTTTCTTTTCTCTGGTTTTGGAGCTAATTTATGTCCATTTATGTCGGGAACCTTTCTTACCAAGCCACCGAAGATGACGTTTTGACTGTCTTCTCCGAGTATGGCACTGTTAAGCGGGTTCAACTTCCCACTGATCGGGAGACCGGTCGTATGCGGGGTTTTGGTTTCGTTGAAATGTCTTCCGATAAGGAAGAAGATGCCGCCATTGAAGCTCTGGATGGAGCCGAATGGATGGGGCGGGATCTCAAAGTTAATAAAGCAAGACCGAGAACCCCTCGTTAAGTTTTTGCCTAATTACCTGAATTTAAGATTTCATTCGTTGTAGAAGGGAAGGTGTTTGAGTCATCTTTCCTTTTTTGCTAGGCAGGCTTGCTGATAGACTGGGGGAGGTAAATCTGGCTCTTTCCCTATGTCGCTTATTCGTGCCCTGCACCAACAATTAATAGATCAAGAAATTTCCGCTGTTGCCGTGGCCCAGGCGAGTTTGGCGCGGATTGAAGCGGTGGACGACAGATTGAAAAGCTTTTTGCAGGTGACAGCTCCCCAGGCGATCGCCCAGGCGGAAAAGGTTGACGCCCAGATTGCAGCGGGGGAACCCATTGGTCTACTGGCAGGCATTCCCATTGGCATTAAAGATAACCTTTGCACCAAGGGCATTGTTACCACCTGTGCTTCCCAAATTTTGCGGGGTTTTGTGCCTCCCTACGAGTCCACAGTGACGGAGAAGTTGCAAAAAGCCGGGGCGGTCATGGTGGGCAAAACTAACCTAGATGAATTTGCCATGGGCAGTTCCACGGAAAATTCCGGTTACCAAGTGACGGCTAATCCTTGGGATTTAACCAGGGTGCCAGGGGGATCTTCTGGGGGATCGGCGGCGGCCGTAGCAGCGGATGAATGTTTGATTGCTTTGGGGTCTGACACGGGGGGCTCCATTCGTCAGCCTGCTTCCCTCTGTGGGGTGGTGGGCATGAAACCCACCTATGGTTTAGTGTCCCGTTTTGGTTTGGTGGCCTATGCTTCCTCTTTGGATCAAATTGGTCCCTTTGCCCGCCGGGTAGAAGATGCGGCCATTCTGCTCCAGGCGATCGCCGGCCATGATAGTAGGGATTCCACCAGCCTAGATGTGCCCATTCCGGATTACACCCAAGCCCTGAAGCCAGATTTGAAGGGAGTGAAAGTGGGGGTAATTATGGATGCCTTTGGGGAAGGTTTAGACGATACGGTCAATGAAGCAGTGCAAACGGCGATCGCCAAACTGCGGGAATTAGGAGCCACCATTGAGGAAATCCATTGTCCCCGGTTCCGTTCCGGTATTGCGGCCTATTATGTCATTGCCCCTTCCGAAGCGTCAGCTAACCTGGCCCGTTACGATGCGGTGCGCTATGGGCTGCGGGCGGAAGCGGATAATCTGATGGAAATGTACACCCACACCAGAGCCAAGGGTTTTGGCGCAGAAGTGAAACGGCGCATTATGCTCGGCACCTATGCTCTGTCCGCCGGTTACTACGATGCCTATTACCTCAAAGCCCAAAAGGTGAGAACCCTGATTAAACAAGACTTTGATCAAGCCTTTACCAAAGTGGACGTGTTGGTTTGCCCCACTGCCCCCACTACGGCCTTCAAAGCGGGGGAAAAAACCGATGATCCCCTCAGCATGTATCTCTCCGATTTGATGACCATTCCAGTTAACTTAGCTGGTTTACCGGCCATGAGTGTGCCCTGTGGCTTTGACGACAATAATTTACCCATTGGCCTGCAATTGGTGGGCAATGTGTTAGGGGAAGAAATGCTATTCCGGGTGGGCTATGCCTATGAACAAGCCACCACATGGCACGATCGCCAACCGGATTTATCGGCCTAATATTTTATTGTTTAGCTGCTTTTCCGCAGGTCCAGCAATATTTTGAAATTGAAGCTGCAATCAAAACCGCCACGGCGATCGCCAAGGAAAATAATTGTCTTTTTCTCGGCGTTCCTGCTCCTTGGGCCTTTTTTCTGCGGTCGTAGCCCCGCCCAGGAGTTAACCGTTCCTCTCACTGACCTGTGTCCCGAACCGATCGCCGAAAGGATGACTCCCCATGTGGTGAAAGCTGGGGAAACCATTGACAGCATCGCCGCCCAATATCAACTAGTGCCGGCCACCCTGATCAGTGTGAACAATCAGTTGTCCAGTGGTCAAGTTACCCCAGGGCAGACGATTTTGATTCCCCCCTTTAACGGTCGTTTTGTTTCCGCACCAGCGGGGGCCACTTGGCGGGATTTAGCATCGGCCTATGGTTTACGGGCAGATATTTTATTTGAAATCAACGGTTGCACAGAAAAGCCCAGTCGTGCCTTTATTCCCGGCATCAGTTGGGGGGGAAATGCCCCTAGCAATGTGGATAACTACACGGGCTTGGCCCAATGGCCCATTCAACCAACTCCCAAAATTGGCCTAGATTACGGCTGGCAAAATCAGGCCGCGGGGCAAGATGCCTTTTTTCACAGTGGCGTAGATCTGTTAGCCCCCTTGGATACCCCCGTTATGGCCGCTGCCGCCGGGGAGGTGATTTTAGTTAGCCAGGAAGGGGCCTATGGTTTCCTGGTGGTCATTGACCATGGCAATGGCCGTCAAACCCGCTATGCCCATCTGAGTCGATTTGCGGTGGATCCTGGGGAAAAAGTCCCCGCTGGTACTGTAATTGGCTATGTAGGCAGTACTGGCCGACCGGATATTGCTTCATCCCATCTTCATTTTGAAGTAAGGGTTCAATCCCCTGTTGGTTGGGCGGCCCAGGATCCGAAGTTACATTTACCCCGCCCATAGTTAAACGATTTTCAGTCCTTTGTGGACCCAGGAACAACCCCTGCCTCCGCCATATTTTTGGTAAACTAACAACGCTGTTGCCTTTAGCGGTTTTGCCATGGAACTGGAACATCCTGACGATCTCTATTATTTGGATTCCCACGAGTACGTCCGCTTTGATGGGGAAACGGCCACCATTGGCCTGAGTGCCTTTGCCGTGGATGAGCTGGGGGATATTGTCTTTGTGGAGTTACCCGAAGAAGGGGACAAAGTGGAATTTGAGCAGTCCATGGGGGCAGTGGAATCGGTCAAGGCCGCCTCGGATTTATATTCCCCTGTGACGGGCACTGTGATCGAAAAAAACTCAGCTTTGGAAGATCAGCCGGAGTTGCTCAATCAAGACCCCTACGGGGAAGAAGGTTGGTTGATCAAGGTGCGCCTAGATGATGTGGAAGATGCCAAAGAAGGATTGATGGCCGCCGGAGACTACCGCGCCACCCTAGAGACGGGAGATTAGGCAGTCTGGGCGGGGGTTAGAGGTTAATCCTTTTCCCACCTAATGGATACTTTGTGACAGTTCATACTTTCGCCGTCAGGGCAAGAAATCATTATGCAAGCTGTTGATTACACTACCCTGATGGCCATTGTTGCTGAACTCCAAGGTGATTGGCTACCCGCCCGCATCGAACAGATTTATCAGCATGATCGCCATGGTTTATCCCTCGCTCTGCGCACGTTAGAAAGACGGGGTTGGCTAACCCTAGCTTGGCATCCCCAGGGGGCAAGAATTTGTTTAGATCCTCCTCCGCCCCAGGAACCGGACACGTTTACTTTTAGCGATCAACTGCGGCATCAGCTTAAAGGACTGGCCTTAATTTCTCTCAAACCCCTACAGCCCTGGGAACGGGTCATTGACCTGGCGATCGCCAAACGGCCAGGGGATGAACCTCTATACCATTTGTTTTTGGAGGTGATGGGCAAATATAGCAACCTGATTTTGACCGATGCCCAACGGCAAATTATCACCGTCGCCCACCAAGTTAACTCCCAACAATCAAGGGTTAGAACGGTACAAACGGGGCAACCCTATCAATCTCCACCGGCTTTATTGGCCACACCTCCTTCGTTGACGGAAAGCTTTAGTAGTTGGCAAGAAAGGGTGCAATTAATCCCTGGTTTATTAAGTAAACAACTGCTGAAAAGTTACCGGGGAGTTAGTCCCATGGTGGTGAAAAATTTGTTAGGCCAAGCGGATCTTGATTCCCAGGTCAGTAACCAAGATTTAACCGACGAACAATGGCAAAATATCTTTATTGCTTGGCAAAATTGGCTACAGAGGCTGGAGAAATTAGATTTTTTGGGAAAAAGTTTGCCCCAGGGCTACATAGTCTTGGCAGAAACCACTGTTGTTAATGACGTTAAGCCAACTCAAGAAGAAGGTGATCGCCCTTTGCTCCCCATTAATAAATTGGTAAGTGAATATTACCGGAGAGAGTTAGGGCGGGAAAATTTCCAGCAATTACAACACCAAATTCAACAAAAACTAAATAATCTAATTGCTAAACTGCAACAAAAAGCCGACACGTTTAAACAAAGGTTAAATGCGGCCGCCAATGCCCAGCAATATCAACGGCAGGCGGATCTGTTGATGGCCTATCTCCACCAGGGGCAACCAGGGTTAAGCTCCATCACCCTACCGGACTTTGACGACCAATCTCCCGTTACCATTTCCCTGCAGCCGGATAAAACCCTAATCCAAAACGCCCAACGACTTTACAAACAACAACAAAAATTAAACCGGGCAGAGGCGGCCATTCTCCCTTTGTTAGCAGAAGTGGAGCAGGAGTTGGCCTACCTCACCCAGGTAGAAACCAGTGTGCAGGCGTTGACCGAATTTGATGATCTGGCCGATTGGCAAACGTTAACGGAAATTCGGGATGAGTTGGCGGAACAAAACTATTTAGCCCTTAGCCATGGCCGCCCCCGCCGTAAAGAAGCGGAAACTTTTGAGCCGCACCAGAGCCTAACCCCTTCCGGTTTTCCCCTCTGGATTGGCCGTAATAATCGCCAAAATGATTACCTTAGTTTTCGGGTTGCCACCGAGTATGACCTGTGGTTCCATGCCCAGGAAATTGCCGGCAGTCATGTGTTACTCCGATTACCCCCAGGGGCGATCGCCGAAGATCAGGATTTGCAATCAGCAGCGGATTGGGCGGCCTACTACAGCCGAGGCCGGGAGGAAGAACAGGTACCGGTGGTCTATACCCAGCCTAAATATGTCTTTAAACCCAAGGGTAGTAAACCGGGCATGGTGGTTTATCAACAGGAAACGGTTATTTGGGGCAAACCTGGAGCGGTTAATCCAAAGTTGACCCACAATTGATTTTGACGACCCCAATGGTTCGCTAACCTAAGCGGTTGCGATAATCTTCATAACCAAAGGTACGCCACAGTTCAAATTCCCCCGATCGCCGCAGACAACCAATGGCGGGATGGTGGACTCCATTAAAGGTAGTGGTTTTGACCATGGTGTAGTGCATCATGTCTTCAAAAATTAGGCGATCTCCCACCTGTAAAGGTTGATCAAAGGCATAATCACCGAGAAAATCCCCCGCGAGGCAACTGGAACCCCCCAGGCGATAAACAGTATCTCCCGTTTGCGGCACTCTAGCTCCCCTTACTTCTGGCCGATAGGGCATTTCCAAGCAGTCAGGCATATGGGCCGTGAAGGAAACATCGAGCATGGCATGGGTAAATTCCGGTGTTTCGATCAGATCCTCCACCGTACTAAGTAAAAATCCTGTCTGCCAGGCGATCGCCGACCCCGGCTCCATAATCAACCGCAGATGGGGATGGCGTTGGTGGAATTCCCCAATTACTGCAATGGCATAGTCCATGTCGTAGCCTTGGCTGGTCATTAAATGGCCGCCGCCTAGGTTTAACCATTCAATTTGGGGCAAATACTCGCCAAATAATTTTTCGATCTGCCCTAGGGTTTTTTCCAAAGCTAAATGATCGCTCTCACAAAGGTTGTGGGAGAGAAAGCCCGTAATGCCCGACGGTAAATTACCCGCCAACATTGCCGCTTGCACCCCCAACCGGGAACCGGACACACAGGGATTATAAAGATCGGTCTGCACGGGGGAATATTCCGGGTTAATGCGTAAACCTGCTTTTACCGCGGTATTTTTCAACGATTCCCGATAACGATGCCATTGTCCCAAGGAGTTAAAGGTAATGTGGCTAGCCAAGGGAATAATGGCTGGCAAATCATCGGGGCGATAGGTGGGGGCATAAACGTGCACTTCTTTGCCAAATTCCTCCGCCGCCAGTCGTGCTTCCCAGAGGGAACTGGCCGACGCCCCTGCTAACCCTGACCGCAACCAGGGAAAACAAGGAAAGAGGGCAAAACCTTTCAAGGCCAACATCACCTCAATCGGGGCGGATTGCTGCAACCGTTCGAAAATCGCCAAATTTTGTTGTAACAATTCCTCTTCCAACACAAAACAGGGGGAAGGTAGGCTGGATAACCTGGGGTTTTCGAGAATGTTCACCGCAAAACTGCTCACTTTAGCTATAGATAAAGAAAAAAGACTACTGCCAATAAAACAGTAGCCCAATCAAGTCTTGAGATTAACGGAGGTTGCCGGGGAGATTTACTACAGGTACCCCAGGCCAGAAAACCTAAAAAATTTAGGAACTATGGAAAAATTACAGAATGCCGAAGAAGTGAAGTACACCTTGCCCAGAGACAAGCTCGAGGATCAGGGCAGAGGAAAAACCGATCATGGCCAAGCGACCATTCCAGTTTTCGGCGAAAGCAGTGAATCCAAATTTAGAGTTTTCGTTGTTCATGGTTAAGAATGTAATTACGAGCTGGGAGGGTTGTCTATGTAAATAAATGTAACAGAGTATTGCGCCCATGGCAAGTCTGTGGTGAAAAAGGCAACGGGAGGATAATGTTAGGCTCAAACAGAACAGAAGTGACTAACCTTCGGAGAACAAGGCAATGTTGGCCCTAATTTTGGCGATCGCCCTGTTGTGGGGCTTGATCTGGTGGGCTAGGCGTAGATCAGGTCGGAAAATTGCCTGGAGCAGAGGCCGTCGTCATTCATCAGGTTTCAAGCAGGCCATCCAAGCTTCCCGCCCAACATCACCCAGGGTGCCCGGTAAGTTACGGCGGGATCTAATTCGTATTGCGGGCAATGCCCAGGTAGCGGAAAGACTGGTAACCAATCTACGGGCCAAACATCCTGATCGCCCGGAGCACTGGTATTGGGAAAAGGCAATTTTTGACCTGGAGCGCGATCGCCATTATTAGGGCAATGGCAGGCACTGGAAACTAACCCGCCAATAATTCCCCCTAGCAGCTTCTCTGGGATTTAGAGCAATTAGGCCGGGCAATTTCCCTATTTTTTGACTGATTCCAAGACTTTAAGCACTTGAATTTTTTGCTGGGGAGACAAATCCAAAGTGGGCAAAATGGCTTTGACTTCTTGGCCTTGGGCTAAACCGGCTTCAAGTTTGCCTTTTTGTTGCTCATTAAGAATTGCTCCTAATTTTTCTAGTACTTCCAGCTTTTCAGGACTAACTTGAGAAGCCGGAGTGTCTGTCATGGTTTGGGCAGATAAGCCAGAAAAAGAAGCAAAGGTGGTCAATGTGCATGCCAGTGCCAAGACGGCGGATTTTAAAATGGATTTCATCGGTAGTAACATGGATTTTTCAAGATTTTCGGAATTTATTATCAATTCTAATTCCATTGAGCAAAACTGATTGCCAGTCTTTAAAATGCCCCCAGCCATTGAAAAACAGAGCCAGGAAAATGAGTCTGGCTTGATTAACTGGCAATCCCTCCCCCTTATTAGCTGGAGATTTTTGGTATGGTAAGGTCTCCCCCATCCCAATCAACCAATTAACTGATAATTAACTGATTTTTCTTGTCGTAACCTCCCATTGTGACTATGGCCGTTGGCACCTTCAAACAAAGTAGATTTC
The genomic region above belongs to Synechocystis sp. PCC 6803 substr. PCC-P and contains:
- the ruvA gene encoding Holliday junction branch migration protein RuvA, encoding MIQFLQGQVVTVTKNIQNRWFLILSVNGVGYELQVPHSLAQQWTPPPPEPQQVFTHLLVRQDQIALFGFGRLAERDLFGQLMGVTGIGAQLAIALIETLGLEGLVQAVVTGNVKQLCQTPGVGKKGAERLALELKTKLSQWHKLQMGTGETDSTLPTTALLEDLEMTLLALGYTQTEIQQAIAMVSQVPDVAQSEDPEVWIRQAIGWLSDH
- a CDS encoding FAD/NAD(P)-binding oxidoreductase, which encodes MSALNHQIIVVGGGAAGITVAAQLLKQKPKLDLAIVEPCDKHYYQPAWTLVGGGAFAMEDTIKPEQDCIPSGAKWIKASVASFDPENNCLTLQDGRSLSYEYLVVCPGIQINWHLIPRLQESLGKNGVTSNYDRRYAPYTWELLQNFKGGNALFTFPATPIKCAGAPQKIMYLADETFRKNGVREKTNITYGVAVGKIFGIPGYCESLEKVAAKKNIDVRYHHNLKAINPNAKEATFTVNGKTEVTLPYDIIHVTPPMSAPDFIKNSPLAAEAGGWVDVDKFTLQHNRYDNVFSLGDASSLPTSRTAAAVRKQAPVVATNLLGLLNSKKPSAEYGGYTCCPLVTGYGKTIMAEFDYGGQPKSSFPFDPTQERWSMWLVKRYVLPWLYWNRMLKGESFEPDKWKPLLGKS
- a CDS encoding M23 family metallopeptidase — protein: MKLQSKPPRRSPRKIIVFFSAFLLLGPFFCGRSPAQELTVPLTDLCPEPIAERMTPHVVKAGETIDSIAAQYQLVPATLISVNNQLSSGQVTPGQTILIPPFNGRFVSAPAGATWRDLASAYGLRADILFEINGCTEKPSRAFIPGISWGGNAPSNVDNYTGLAQWPIQPTPKIGLDYGWQNQAAGQDAFFHSGVDLLAPLDTPVMAAAAGEVILVSQEGAYGFLVVIDHGNGRQTRYAHLSRFAVDPGEKVPAGTVIGYVGSTGRPDIASSHLHFEVRVQSPVGWAAQDPKLHLPRP
- the mscL gene encoding large conductance mechanosensitive channel protein MscL, encoding MVKSARQGAGGFWRDFKDFILRGNVVDLAVAVVIGGAFTSIVNAFVAWLMAVLLQPVLDQAGVSQLQDLPLGLGELVIAIINFLIIAFVIFLIIKAIEKMQRKKAVEEEIVAEAQPDPVLEAQTNLTDSINRLITTLENQQSSSQ
- the gatA gene encoding Asp-tRNA(Asn)/Glu-tRNA(Gln) amidotransferase subunit GatA, which codes for MSLIRALHQQLIDQEISAVAVAQASLARIEAVDDRLKSFLQVTAPQAIAQAEKVDAQIAAGEPIGLLAGIPIGIKDNLCTKGIVTTCASQILRGFVPPYESTVTEKLQKAGAVMVGKTNLDEFAMGSSTENSGYQVTANPWDLTRVPGGSSGGSAAAVAADECLIALGSDTGGSIRQPASLCGVVGMKPTYGLVSRFGLVAYASSLDQIGPFARRVEDAAILLQAIAGHDSRDSTSLDVPIPDYTQALKPDLKGVKVGVIMDAFGEGLDDTVNEAVQTAIAKLRELGATIEEIHCPRFRSGIAAYYVIAPSEASANLARYDAVRYGLRAEADNLMEMYTHTRAKGFGAEVKRRIMLGTYALSAGYYDAYYLKAQKVRTLIKQDFDQAFTKVDVLVCPTAPTTAFKAGEKTDDPLSMYLSDLMTIPVNLAGLPAMSVPCGFDDNNLPIGLQLVGNVLGEEMLFRVGYAYEQATTWHDRQPDLSA
- a CDS encoding TIGR00297 family protein, whose protein sequence is MDNSLLSEIWRQSLAFPWLSAVILNSFLLALAAIAPKKLLTPWGYGHAWVLGVIIWAALGWRGYLVVLAYFFVGSAVTRIGQKEKEAAGIAEKRSGQRGPENVWGSALTAALCALAIAFGPEPWQLWLALGYVASFSTKLSDTTASEVGKAYGKNTFLITTLQPVPRGTEGAVSVEGTLAGFAAGLALAVLGYGVGLISFGGIIFSTLAAFIATNLESVIGATLQNKWPWLTNEVVNGINTFLGAAIAIGIEATAQLI
- a CDS encoding RNA-binding protein; this encodes MSIYVGNLSYQATEDDVLTVFSEYGTVKRVQLPTDRETGRMRGFGFVEMSSDKEEDAAIEALDGAEWMGRDLKVNKARPRTPR
- a CDS encoding AAA-like domain-containing protein, producing MKPTGWNQFLLDITHDYNLRGKLKEVFLARFAYEHWRKSDLEVWEIAEAASHETYKKQMTQIYGVFANDKPGGCPELDASSRGPGKFQLLRDWFKEVKYPQWQSEQFAVGVNGLTPALTVGRGSPLGDNVIYVLRLPTEQQCLEELTRGGALLRIKAPEKMGKTSLLQFLLAEVEATGDRHIYLNLQTAESAMFSSLDKFLRWFCANLSRELGIKPNLDDYWDEELFGSLVSCKTYVQDYLLSQTDRALVMAIDNLDRLFEFPVIAQDFLPMLRYWHEESNNLAQWQKLRLIIANSTEAYVKLDANQSPFNVGRQWKLTGFTKEQILQLKAAYGFDDNQIEEENLLTLGKLVGGHPYLIRLALDAVQKTNVDLPTILANAVTQSGIYSNHLRRLWGLLTGAPDLAASMKQVVNSENPVQLDPPIAYRLESMGLVTLSGDQCSASCPLYQRYFHEQL